The genomic stretch CAGACTTACGAGCGTTCCTGTATTGAGAAGTGGTTGCAAGACGGGCACATGACATGCCCAAAAACACAGCAGTCTCTCACAAGTACTGTTGTCACACCCAACTACGTCTTACGAAGCCTGATAGAACAATGGTGTGAAGCCAATGGCATAGAGCCACCAAAACGACCCAGCACTTCTGAGCCAAGTAAATCAGCATCAGCCTGCTCCCCAGCTGAGCGAAGTAAGATTGAAAATCTAATTCAAAAGCTCACATCTGGTGGTCCTGAAGACCAGAGATCAGCTGCCGGCGAGATCCGCCTTCTTGCGAAACGCAATGCAGATAATCGTGTAGCTATTGCTGAAGCTGGTGCAATACCTCTTCTCGTTGGTCTCCTCTCTGTGCCCGACTCCCGAACTCAAGAGCATGCTGTAACAGCGCTTCTGAATCTCTCCATATATGAGAGTAACAAAGGAAGCATCGTCTCTTCAGGAGCAGTTCCAGGCATAGTTCATGTGCTGAAGAGGGGAAGCATGGAAGCTCGGGAAAATGCGGCTGCAACACTTTTCAGCCTTTCAGTTATAGATGAAAATAAGGTTACAATTGGTTCTTCCGGAGCCATATCACCACTGGTGACACTGCTGAGTGAGGGTACCCAAAGGGGTAAGAAAGATGCTGCCACAGCACTCTTCAATTTGTGCATTTACCAAGGAAACAAGGGAAAGGCAGTGAGAGCTGGTGTTATTCCCACGCTGATGCGACTTCTGACAGAACCTAGCGGGGGAATGGTGGATGAAGCATTGGCCATTTTGGCCATTTTGTCTAGTCATCCTGAAGGGAAGTCTGCCATTGGTGCTGCAGAGGCAGTGCCGGTGTTGGTAGAGTTTATTGGGAATGGATCCCCAAGGAACAAAGAGAACGCAGCTGCGGTGTTAGTTCACCTTTGTTCTGGCGATCGACAATATATAGCGCAGGCAGAGGAGCTGGGGGTGATGGCTCCCCTGTTGGAATTGGCTcaaaatggtactgacagaggTAAAAGAAAGGCAGCACAATTGATAGAGCGAATGAACAGGATCCGGGAGCAAGAACAGCATGAAGTTCAGATACAAGCTGAACTTCTACCTCAGAATGATGATATCCAACCACCACCTTTGATCATTAACCTCGACATTGACACCTGAAATATTTTGTTTATACCTTAAATGTTTATTTTGCTTATTAAAATGTGTTGTAAAAGAGGCATCGGTTCGGTGGAAAAAGGTGGAAGATCACCTTCCTGCTCCGTTAAGTTATTCGTTTGTTTGTTCGTGTGATATACAGAGAGACAAAAGGCCATTGAAAGGAGGAAGACAAGAACGGAGAAGATGAGATTGGTGTGCCTGACGTGAAAATGTATAATTGTACAATGTAATGTACCTGTTCTAATCATCCTCAATATATTTAATGGAGAGATGTTTCGTGTATTGGCATCATAAATTTGTTTGTGTATTTTCACATATTGAAAACATTGATTTATAACTTGATTGTGATAATATAATAGCTTCTCGTGAGCACTTTATCCTACGTTTCTCTCTTTATTTCTTCTCTCTCCAGCAAATCATTCTCACTGCATATCCCCATCAACTGTTTGCCTTTCCATAACAAGCAGAGTAGATATGAGGAATGTTTTTAGCATAGGTGAATTCTATCGTGAACCAATACTTAAAATTATTAGAAATTCTAGCTATAGGCaatatttttcataaataatTCATGATTGTTGGTTCTTTGAATACACTGCTGTTCTCAATTTCATATACAAAATTGACCACTTTTCTTGAATAATTCATGATTGTTCGATATTTGAACACTGCTGTTCTCATTTGGATAAAATTGGGAGATGACAACAAAAATTGAATGAGGGAAAATTGGGAGATGACAACTAGCTTGTTATCTCAATTCTGAAAATTGGTGCAAAGACTTCTTCAAAGTCAATGTCTTCCTTTTGAAGAAATTCATTGGCTAATGGCATGACATTGCATATAATCACCCATACCTTTAGGATTTACCTTTACTTTGTACAACCACTTCTTCAGAGTCAATGTCTTCATTTTGAATAAATCCATATCCGCGCCTTTAAGATTTACCTTTATTTTGTACAACCACTTCGCACCAATTGTTTTCTTCTGATGTGGTAGGGAGCGGTGTGCAAAATGCCTTGTTATGAGATTTAAATCAACAATTAAATTCAAATCCATTTTAATATCATAATATAATAAAATGGTTATCAACCTATTCATTTATAAATAGTTGGTTATTCATATTCTTTTACATTTAGTTATAACATGATTTAGTTATAATATGATAGAAATAAAAAATATGCCTCATTATTCTATTCATTCTACTCATCGATTCATATCTTGCTTGTATCAATCCTCTTTGTGTTGTGTGGTTCTGTTAGATTATTTAAAGACTTTCATAGTATTTGAATCTTTAGTACATTTAGAGTTTTTAATCAAAGTTAACGAACTCATCTTAATCAATTTGACCAATTATTTTCATGCTCTTTCACGTGCACACCTTCTTCATATCTTTGAACTTCATTTTATAGGACTAGGAAGacaacctttgaaagatttaAACATAACGAGAAACTTGGTGAATAAGTATGTCAAGAGAGACGTTGAAGACTGGCATCTGGTCAAAAGCTTTGTCCACTGAATAATAGTAATTCTCTCAGTACCTTCCAAAGTGCTAGATATCTACCAAAAGGTAGAACAGGCTGAAAATGTCACATCTCTTTTTCTTGAGTCTTGCAAAATGAAACCCTAGTTAACTTTGTTCATAAATCAGGGTTTTGATAAGACAAGACTGCTTTTGGTACGATGTACGAACCAAATGCCCTTCAGCCTTTCAGAAGCTGAGCTGTCATCAGAAGCTGAGTCGAGATAAAAGTCTGAACCTTCAGAGTCTGATGCCTTCAGATGTTGATGAACTACTACAGACTCTGCTCAATCAAAATCTGAGTCACTTCTTTGTGGAACTGAGTCTTTTGATATGCTTGAAACCTTGATATAGTTTAACTTTAGAACCTGCACACTTGAATAACTATTAGCAAACCCTATGTTACCTaaatgcattgttatcatcaaaaccttttaaGGTAATAAACAaatcttgttccaacaatctccccaTTTTTTACGATGACAAACAAATGTATTTAAGAACAATGGTTGATGATTTAATTAACACAGTCTAATATCAGAGTCTGAGGTTTGCACGCTCCCCATAAGTTAGACAATCCATTAaggtgaggtttgtaagctcccccaAAATCTGATAGACCATTAAGACGATGTTTGTAAGCTCCCTTTAACTCATTATCTATGTTGGTTGAATCTTATAATTGTAATAAAAAATTCTAACATCAGGGTatgaggtttgtaagctcccaCTAAGTTTGACAGACCTTAGGTTGAGGTTTGTAAGCCCCTCCTTTAGTCTGACAGTTCATTAAGGTATGGTTTTGATCTCTCTGGTTGTATCCAAAACTCATCATTTTAATCTCTGGTTTTATACTATTCATAATCACAAAGGAAATATACAGTTTAACAAAAATTTCTCTTTTCATTAATCAAACGATTATAATACATTATGATTACTTTATTTTACGAAATGAACTTGAACTTAACATAACCAAGTGGCTATGCCATCACTTGTTGGCCTTGATATGCATGACAATTGTTCTTGGCTTTGTCAGAATCAACCATTTATGCTTGTCTGACTAGATCATTGCGCTTTACTCGCAGGGGGGCAGATAG from Lathyrus oleraceus cultivar Zhongwan6 chromosome 7, CAAS_Psat_ZW6_1.0, whole genome shotgun sequence encodes the following:
- the LOC127107295 gene encoding U-box domain-containing protein 13, with the translated sequence MEGEQVNVIIDLVNEISYISDFRPMVKKQYCNLARRLKLLIPLFEEIRDMNDSIPDHTSKALILFKQALESARELLRFGTEGSKIYMVLERDQIMKKFYDVTARLEQSLDGISYDKLDISDEVKEQVELVLAQFRRAKGRVDEPDIKLYEDISSLYNNSSDAATDSAVLSRLADKLQLMGIADLTQESLALHEMVAASSGDPGARIEKMSMLLKKIKDHVQIENLVKDDTIIAKGVSSGFHGLGKNDTSHQVPVIPSDFKCPISLELMTDPVIVSTGQTYERSCIEKWLQDGHMTCPKTQQSLTSTVVTPNYVLRSLIEQWCEANGIEPPKRPSTSEPSKSASACSPAERSKIENLIQKLTSGGPEDQRSAAGEIRLLAKRNADNRVAIAEAGAIPLLVGLLSVPDSRTQEHAVTALLNLSIYESNKGSIVSSGAVPGIVHVLKRGSMEARENAAATLFSLSVIDENKVTIGSSGAISPLVTLLSEGTQRGKKDAATALFNLCIYQGNKGKAVRAGVIPTLMRLLTEPSGGMVDEALAILAILSSHPEGKSAIGAAEAVPVLVEFIGNGSPRNKENAAAVLVHLCSGDRQYIAQAEELGVMAPLLELAQNGTDRGKRKAAQLIERMNRIREQEQHEVQIQAELLPQNDDIQPPPLIINLDIDT